Genomic DNA from Kwoniella dendrophila CBS 6074 chromosome 7, complete sequence:
ACATGGAAGGAAATTAGAGCTATTTGGGAGAAAGCATAATACTCGACCGGGGTGAGTTGCTATAGGATGTGATCTATATCAGAAGCTGATTATCTGAATTTCACAGCTGGCTCACTTTGGGAAATCAATGTAAGGCTGTTTCAAGTAAAGTACAGCTAGGACTCTTCCAGCTAACGTTTTGCTTCTATTCCAGTGGGCGATTCTCAAGTTGCGGAGGAAGACCTTCATGATCGATTATCTCAAAAGTCAGTGCAAAACATATCCTCGTGTATGTAAGCTGATGTGATCGTTTTTTCAGGTATCCAGCACAACGCTTTGTGTTTGTATCAATATGATCCATGCATAGATCTGAGTGTATGTGTGTAAAGCGTTATAGTTTACACTGCATCGTTGTCTGATGAAGCATGACATGTGTCGCTGAGCTGGAATCAGGGTCGGTGTTTAACGAGAGATGCCGAGAATTTAGGACCACATGATGCGGGGTTGGACTTACTTTCTCACCGTTATCTTTACATTTAAAGTTGAATCAAAAGTTGTGATTTGTTCACATGGTGACATACGATATATCCTTTTTTGATCTATAGGATGTcatgatttgatcttcatGTACAGTACTAGCCATCGAAGCTAGGAGTGTCTCAAGTTACACGGGCggatcaacaagaacaatcCTCAACATCGGTTTTTGATTTCTCAACTTGAAGATACGTCACACGCCTCGGTCAAAATAACAGTATCATATATCAATGCAGTAGGATAGAATATAATGAACGCGTATGATCAACATATTTCAACATAGATAGACGTGTCTCGCAGAGTTTTACACTCGGTTTACTTTGATTCAAGTAGGATATCTCACATATGAACGGcaataatatatatatataaatgaCCAATCAGACAATCCATGATCATTGAGTAAGTTGTGTCACggatcaatcatatcatatacacAGAGATAATCCACCGGGAAAGGAAAATAATGATTAGACATCTATTGGaatcattgattttgattgaaaacTGAATAGGATATTATTACAACGCGAGTAAGTGATTGTCTCACTTAAAACACACAACATCACACATCAAGTGATAATCACCAATAGAGTTTAAGACTTGATCTTTGTCATTCACCTGGATTATTAAATGTATCTAGCAGTCTGCACTACTACCATTTGACAATCGAATATCAGCTACTCATCGCTTcattcacattcatcaacattttacATTCGACAAAACTTGTTAATTTGATTGTTCGGGTTGATTGACGTTCATCACCAAAGTAAGGCGAAGAAGTATTTTCAGTAAACTGGGTGGCAACATCAGTATAACATCACTGGTTCATATCAGATAGATATCCCAGAGGATCCATTCGGATTCCATCATCTCTTTTATCACCAATTCACGATGTTAACATCAAcagtagaagatgaaaagaatgtTCTGCTTACAAGTCCTCAAGTAAATACCACTCAAGATGGAACGCAGAATCAGAATAATCATTCAGCAACAGGCGGATCTCTAGAATATATGCCAGGATCAATAACGCGTTATACACCTTTAGCGGATATAAGCAATCTACCTACACTATTACCTGCACCATTAGCAGCCATGGTAACTACAATAGCAACATCAACTAGAATGACCTTGAAAGTAACCGCGTTCATAATTGAAGCTATTTTAGAAACTTCACAATATACTACGAGAATATCATTAGGTTACATGAGAAGATTGTTAATCACTGCTATCACATCGGCAAGAAGAGTTTATTTGATGAGTAATGCagctattgaaggtgatttgtTATCGTTAATTTCAGGAGGTTCTTTAAATACCATGTTATTGCAATCAAACAAGACAAATCCATCAACAACTGTTAGTAATCCACCCGCAACCACGACAACACTCACGACCACGAGCGGGACGGGAGAAGGTACAACAGAAACCACTTCCAAACAGGTCATACCGACAACGACGACAACGACAACAtcgacaacaacaaacacaaCTAAGTCTGGTCTGGCAGATACAGGTGATTTCTTAGGTATACTAGATAAATATACTAATTTAGGAATCTACTTCATACATCATACATTCACAATGGTTGAATTATTTACAATGTCAggtttctttttcacttcaaAATTTATTGAATCTGTTCATACAGCTGCTATAGAAAGTGTAGCTTTATTTGATAGTTTATTTGGTTCAAATGAATCTTCAAGATCTTTATCTGCGATAATAACAATggttagaaaagaaattttacaagatgaaagaatagccaaaagaaatcaatctACAATATCGAGTTTATCAGGTTTAACTAAAGCTTTAACTGCTTTCACTTGTTTACAAGTTGCTACTTGGAATAGGACGgaaaaaagattaaagatgaaagtgtGAGTCACAACCATCTCCCTTGATTATGCAAAGAAGCTGCATTTGATAGCTGACTAAGTATTTCTTATCCAGCTTGTATGATTGCACAATCCAAGCTGAACAATCAGATTCATATACCACATCCACGTCCACCACTGCCACTACCAAGATACCTATGGAGCCTGAAGCGGAAGCCTTGTCGATAGCAGCTCTAGAGGAGGCCCCACCCTCTTTGGCTGGACCTGGACCATCTACCCTTGAAAGCAGGAAAGAATCGGCTATTTTACTCGCAAGTAACCCTTCTCTAGAGGAAGCGAATAAACGCCTTTGGCAACATATGGAATCAATCGAATCAAGTAGTTCATCTTCTCAACCCGCTTTAAGTAGAAGAACAAGTACTCAAACGACTAATTGGACAATGGATGACTTGGACAACTTAGttggtgaatcaggtgaagagATATATGATCGACCTCCAGATGATCGAGCTAGAGAGTCACATCAAAAGGAGAGGAAAGATCTGATTAGCCGAGAGTCTACAGTTGAAATCACCGATGAGTTAACAGAAAGTACAGTCATTACTCACTTAGTAGAAAGCATACAACGTGATATGGGAAATGACGAACCGTTACAACGCCATCCGGCTCTTGGCCACAGAAGACAGTATAGCATGCCTGAGATCGGTATTCGACCTctagatgacgatgaagatcaagattaccTCATGCGTTCAGCTGCAACCAGTGTATCAACATCGCCCAAATCTAGCTTGATTTCCGTTTTCACCCATACCGATGATGGTGAACAGGCAGATGACGAGGATTGGGTAGAGGTTGATGGTCAACAGTatgaagctggaccaagtCATTCTCAATTGACCAAGATACCACTCGCGAGGAAGGAGTCTATCGGAACCGCTAGCTTTCAGGATGCATTGGAACACCCACATCACAATGCCGAAAGAATTCAGTTAGTCCTGAAGACCATGACAAACAAGCTATTACAGCGGAAAAGAACTGTTAGACATGTTGTCAAAGACGGTATCGAAGGTAGCAGCGGTTTCAGCAAGCGTAAAGCCTCTCTAGAAAGGTTGAGAGGAGGAAAAGGGCATTTAAGAGATATTGACTGGAGTCGAACATCTTCACCTAGCTTAGCCAGATCaaacgataataatgaagcTCTCATTTCATCCACCGATACTTCCTCTACTACCTCACCCAGTACACCATTATCGACCACACCACTGAGAAGAGTCGGTCATTCTAGGCATATGTCAGCTGATGGATCTTTGTCAAAAGCGAAAGGgatattatcatttcacAAAAAGCCTTTCATACCGCCTTCTACCCTTACACCCACCCCATCAGCTGAAACAAGTCCACGGTCAACTTCACCTCCTTCTAGATCATCTTCGATCAGGCGTGAAAGACCTGCATCGATATCTATCGATAATAACGTAGAACCAGTACAAGGTGTAAGAGCACCTCCACCGTCCCCTCACCAATCTGTCATCTTGCGCCGACCTTCACAgacatcttcacctgaattgaGAATGACTACTCTAGACCAACCCGAATCTCCACGAAATCCCACTagaccatctttatcagttACAGAAGCTACACACACATCTTCAAGTAGAATGCAATCTGCTTCTTCACATACCATGCCAGATAAAGGGGATGCAAATCCAGATAATCTTTTCCCGCATGAAGGCTTGATAAGGAATATTCATAGATTTATGAGATACTCCAGTGCAGCTTATGGTGTGAGTGACTTCGTCCCTTCTTACAAGTCCTCTCATGATTGCTGATTAGGATGCGCCTGGGAAATAGCAAAACTTTCTTCGGATACTTGGTTTAGGCTCAAGTGATTTCATGTTTCCGAGTACGGGTAAACATCATGCTAATAGTTGGGCCTTTGTGAGTCAGCTGATTTGAACCTAATGCGGTGGCGAAGCTAACTCTGAAATCAGGCTCAACACACTAATATACCCATCGATTGTCTGCTACTATCCTCGTTTACCGAATCATCCGCTGCTTTAATACAACAAGAAGCTCCACCTTTGATACATTATGTCGCGGTCGAGCATTCTCTAAAAGCGATTGTCTTGTAAGTGGTTTGATTTCCCATGATCGGAGTAACGTTGACAGTCTCGATTGTAGGACCTGCCGTGGCACTCTTGGGTTATCGGATGTCCTTGTCGACTTAACATGCGAATACCAATCCATTGATGTGGAACAAGGTGATCCAGATGCGAACTATTATGTTCATGCGGGAATGTGGCAATCAGCGAGAAAATTAACTATCAAGCAGTCTACAGTACATGAAACGTTACTCAAAGCATTGACGAAATATCCTGATTATGGATTAGTTTTAGCTGGACATTCATTAGGTGGAGGAGTagcatcattattatcaatattatgtTCAATACCATCACCAGCATTTTTGgaacaaaattcaaaattacctaaaccatatGAATATCCAAAAATATCAACACCTTTCGTGACAAATTTCAAAAGTGGTTTACCACCTGGTAGACCAATTCATTGTTATGCATATGGACCACCTGCAGTAACTTCAatagatttatcaaattacTCCAAAGGTTTGATCACTTCTGTGTGTCAAGATTCCGATGTCGTACCTACTTTGTCATTAGGCGTTATAAAAGATTTCAAAAATATTGCTTTGACACTgagtgaagaaggtaatatTGCTGAAGAAATTGTTGGAAGAGTAATTGGTTTAAATAAGAGGAAGTTTGATTTTCAGAAAAAGTctcaaaaccaaaatcaaggtcaaacgGAGAAATGCCATTTCAAGTCAAATGTCGATCCAGAAAAACCGATTAATAATACCAACGAAAATAAATGTCAATCCGAAGATAGCCAAAAGCAGTCCGCTGAAAGTCAAGAGAGCATCAACGACGAAGAGATGCTAAGTGATTGGATGGTCAGTTTAATCAAAACCATGAGAGCTGATATGGATAATGCGAAATTGTTTCCACCTGGAATGGTCTATATAATGGTAAATAGTTTCTAATCGCTGTTGTCATAGATCATCGGCTGATATAAACGTTCGTTGTAGGAACATTTCGATGTTTACCTTACGGAGGATGATCAACCTGATATGTTGAAACCTAGAGCTGGATTGGGAGCCGAGAAAAAAGTCATTCATAGACAAGCCCATAGAGTCGTAAGTTACCCTTCAGCTTTCGTGTTTCGTGATGAGTATCTCGGCTGGGCAGGCAAGCTAATATGTGTGttgatatatagatattgaGACAATGCGATtctgttgaagaaagattcaGAGAACGTAAGTCTAGCTTTCTATTCGTTGCTTGGTAGATAAAAGGCTAAGATAAGTATATGGTTTAAATAGCGATATTCGCTAAATCAATGTTACAAAATCATCTACCGTCTCAGTATGAAAGATCGACACATTTGTTGTATGAGGGTTTAGGTCAAGGGAAATTATAATGGTGCATTGTCATGATCAGTCAATCACAATCTTATTCATACCTCATATACACGTTCTATTTCATACATTATTTCGTAACCACTTATAATATTCTAGCTTAGTAATTGATCAGATGATCAGTTGTACCCATCCCTACTTTAGAAAGTTCTTTGATATCGCATAACTATGGTGATTGTATGACTAGATAGGAATGTAACTGTTTCAAGTGATATAACTCGTCATAATCGATGACACCGATGATATATGATGACTTGGAAGTCTATGTTTTACAACAGATAATAATGAGTTTGATTGGTCGCAAGAGCTAGACATAGATACATCAATATACATTCTTCACCGGCCAGAGTACAGTTTCTCTTGTCCAGAGATATTTGATCGTTATACCATTTACTCGTTATTCACTTGATTTCCATCCAAAGTTTCAGGAAACCAACCGAATAATCtcaaatcaactttttcaccaccGTTTCCAACTAGAGTTAtaacttcaacaccttcatttTCTAACCTATCTTTCTGTCtagctacacctaaacctaaatctcCTCTAGGGGAAATCATTCCTTTTGAATTGATGACTCTCTAATAGTTATaatcagaagaaaaataGTTGATCTGTCAATTATACAATACGATAATTATATAATGAACTAACAAAAGAAACAAGAGTAGACTCACTTGCCATGGTATATCTGTatttggtggtaatgctTTCAGAGCATTACCTACATGTCTAAAGCAAAATTACATAGGGAATTAACTCTGATGATCATATCATTCTAACATACCTTGAATAAGTTGGATATCCCGCCAATTTCGCTATATGACCTACATATATTTCATACCGGACCTGATAGTAAGCGTTGATGTAAAAGTCATAAACAATTACGAATAGAAGACTTTACTGACTCACCATAACTTGTAACTCTTCCGAAAGGTATCAACCTAGTTATCTCATATGTTTTTGCAGTCAGATCTGCTATATCACCCATTTTTCCTCATCCCAGCACATAGTTATCATTACATCTTGTTTATCTGTTTACTTTATTAACTATCTTTGCATCATATCTTATCAGTCCATGCCAGCTTTAAGTACGGCACTGCGATTCACGTGATAGGGAGAAACGGATGAATCCGGCGATCGCCCCCCTCAATGACTTTTAAGATTAGCCCGACGgcaagaaaaaaaagaaagttGGTAGAATAATGACGAAGCTGATTCTTCCTATTTGCTGACCAAGATATTTCGATATTTCTGTTGATATCGGTACTCTTCTATTGCTTTCTACCTATAACAAAACACAAAATCGATAACCTTGGTAGAGACAACTCAATTAGAATCTTTTtggattatcatcattgttaaGACCAAGGTTAGATCACTATTCACATAGAATACTAGAAAAAGATGTTTACCAGATCAACAATCCGATCTTTCCGATTTGTTTCATCCCAGATATCTAGACGAGCTTTATctagttcatcatcatcatcagcttcatcatcaaacttcAATCGAAATGCTGTTATCGGAATAACGACTTTAGCTGTAGCTGGATTAAGTATAACttcagaaagaagaaaagttttaaatgatgataaagttaGAGAAAGTGTTTTAGATCAACCAAGTTTAAAAAAACCTATACATAAACGTGAGGGTAAGTCACATAATTCGGTTTAAGATGATTATTCTCTTCATATGGCTATCCGTTATTATGTATATAGTATATTGACTGTGTATGATTATAAAATAGATACAAAACCTACAAATACCGAAAAATTACAACAAACAACAGAAGCTTTACAAGATAAAGCTACTGAAATTAAAGATCAAGTAGTAGATAAAACAAAACAAGTTAGAGAGGAAACTCTCACAAAGGCCCAAGAGGTAAAAGATCAAGTGGTAGATAAAACCAAACAAACTAGAGAAGAGGCTCTTACCAAGGGTCAAGAACTAAAAGATCAAGCGGTAGACAAAACCAAACAAACTAGAGAAGAAGTTCGAACAAAGGCTCAAGATGTAAAAGAACAAGCTACTGATAACGGTAAGTCCACTGTGACGCGATTATGGAATAAACCTTCAAAATTAGAAAGGACTTAATTGGAACTGCATTGTCCTCCGCATCAATTGACAACTCACTGACTTGTTGTCATCTCGCAAAAAATAGCCAACaaagcatcttcttccatctcTTCAGCAGCAAGTGAAGCATCACATGTCGTAGAGGAGAAATCAGCCGAAGCTGCTCAACCTTCTCAAGGTGCTTTTAATGAGGAAACTGGGGAGATTAATTGGGATTGTCCTGTAAGTGTGGCCGCGAGCACATCAATAATCATATCATTCATGCCTTATGGTTCAATCAATAATGGTGTTCATTCATGACTTTTATCGAATCTTGCTAATAATCCCCGTTTCATACTTTCAGTGCCTCGGTGGTATGGCAGATGGACCATGTGGAGAACAATTCAAAGAAGCATTTTCATGTTTCATTTATTCAGAAGCTGAACCAAAAGGTGTAGATTGTGTTGAAAAGTTCAAACATATGCAAGATTGTTTCAGAGCTCATCCTGAAATttatggtgaagaaattgatgatgatgaggatgaaacCACTCCaagtttaggtgatgaaagTGTATCagtaaatgaagaaaaacaaactAAAGCATAAATACACACATCgttagaaattgatattgatctaGATTTTCCAAAATATAGGAATagatattatattataaCACATCTTTGCATCtcattgatatatatgtatgcaTCAACAACTACTCAAGCTGTTTTAACTACATGTAGCAATTTATGGCAATATCGTTACTTGATCGGTACACCTACTCCGTATGTCATCATCGCGTACAACTGACAGCGAAGAAATCGTTATATTGCGCTCTAATTGATTCTCCGTCTAGTTGACCTATCATGGGATCCAGCATCCGAATCATGAGAGGCTGAACGTTTGTGtcgatcatcttcatcatcagacGGATCTTCAAGGGGTGGCGCATTACTCATAGCAATCTCTCCCTCTCTCTTTTGAGcttcaagattatcaaagTAGTCTTTATATTTCGTTCTGATACTATCGCAAAAATTCTCatatttattagataatctcaatccttcttcagtATTAGATGAATTGTCACTGCTAAAATGCCTTGCACAATTAATCCAATAGGTTTCACATTGACAATTTTCTGATATCAGGACTTGTGCACTAGGTCCTTCAGTGGTATATCCTGTAGTAAGTAATCGGTGAACTTCGATATCTTGCTCTGGCATACATAATTCTCCAATTTCTTGTTGTGCTATTTCATGAAATCATTCATACGTTGTAGTCGTCAGAATTAGCTAGCTCTTTATCTGTATGGTAATTTTGGGAAGTATCGTATTACAGTAGTACCAACCGAAACACTTACCCATGAAATTGATCCTAGCATTTACGTATTGATCGAGAAGACTGTGGCTGGACATGTTCAATGTGTAATCTACTGTGTTTTACGAAGCTGGGAATAAATTAAACTGATGTGAAGatcattatatatatatatcaccCGGACGAAGAACCTGATCATTGTTGATGTTACGCCAAGTTGGAAGGATGAATGGAAGAATCCCTTCATAGGTATTAGCTCTTTTCAGACATCagttttatcaaaagatctCGCAAGTTCAGGTTTTGTGAACAATCCTTTGAGTTGGGATGTACAGAGTGAATCCTTTATACAGAATGGAAAGAAGTCACTGTCATCTTTGCTATATGTTCAGCTAACGTCACATCAGTCTGTTCGTTATTCAACTACGATATGCTTCATTGGTCGCCAAGGTCCGAGACATATGATGTTCGAATCGCTAAGAATGTAATGATAACCTCTTGCATATCCAGCCAGTTACCGAATTACAATACTAATTCAATGAACAATAttgagaaaaaagaaataaaccAAGAATACGaagagatattgaaaaaagaaaatacaGTAAGAAAGGCTCCCCTCGGTCCCCGACAAATAAACCACAATTAAGGGCTCAGACAAGACTTGGGTATAAGCGTGCGAATGCTCCTGTTTTTGCCCATTACTATAATCTACATCTTTTCGATAATCCTTTCTAATTCTCCAATCAACCCCTTCATATGCCCAATATCCTAGAAACTAGTATCGAGATCGATAATATCGGGTGAAAGACCATGAAAGAGCTTAGAAAATTCTTTGAGGTTTACCCatggtggatttgatggtaagAGATTGGATGTTTTGCCACTAGTTAGGGTAATGGTATCGTCAGCATAGTTACCATAAATGATACGAGAATGAGTGAAAGCGTAACTCACTTGTTTCTTAAGAAGAGAGATTAAGAAGTTGATGGCCAACATGGTGTTTTGcatgatttgatcttcttccatatcaaCGTGACCAACAGCAACACCAAGACATAAAACTTTTTTAAGTTGGAATTTAATTGTTGATCTAACTTCTGTGACTTTTCTTTGTAAATCTTCAGAGTGTGAAACAGGAGTTGGGAATTTACCAGCTTTTGATAAACCTGGACCTAACAATCTTGGGATTTGTTTGATTAAAGCTTcagaagctaagaaagcaTCGTATTTTTGAGCTAATTTTTTAACGAgtttcttgtttttgtttaaTTTTTTTAAATCTTCAACTGTCATGaaaggtaattcttcatcaagttgcTTTGCTCTATCAACATCAGCTGCATCAGCTAAGATACAGAGTTGCATTCTAGGTCTTGGTACATGAGGAAGTTTGACGGTACCGGACTATAATTTGAGAATAAGAAGTGTATATTAGCTATACTTCTATGATACGATATTTGCAGAATACGATCATTCGTCTTCATATGTAGTGAGTATTCGGACAACTCACGAATCGCTTATCTCTTTGAGGATCGTAGTTCTTGAGACCAATTTGTAATTCAATGGTTTCAACAaagtttctctttttaccACCAGCTTCCTTGTGGGTGTCCAAGGAAGATTGGGCAAGAAGGGTTTTGATAGACCCTCGCACGCTTGATGCCTGGAGTTTAgacatttttgattgattatcagGCCGGAGTAAAAGGGACTTGATGGAtgagagagagaaagaaaaaggagacAAAAGTtaatattgttgttataGATGTAACAAGCAGAATGCAGTAACGATAGTGAGCAGTGGTGGTGGGAGCAGTAACAGAGACACGAGAGGTTTCGCTATTTTTTCGTCGGAGTTTTATTCAATCGGCATTATGATTGAAATGTGGCGTCTGAGCAATGTGGAGGTTCTCAACAAAGTaagctgaaggtgaacgTAACGATTTCGGGATTCATGCACGGTTTCAAGGTGACTTTGAGCACATAACAACAACAGATCATAAGCTAGTCAAACATATCTATTCAACGTGCAAATCGACAGAGCTCAGAATTATAGATTAGTATACTCCTATACTCTTCAAATCCttcgatatatatatcacaaTGTCATTGTCAACCAAAAATATACCAAATTTAACGAATTTACTTTCTCGAAGAACCAATCCCGCAATaataccaatatcacctaCAAGATCAGGTAacaataaaccaaaatcattacaaaaaacaaaaagaactTTTAAACCAAATGTTACAAGAGTAGATTGGCCAATTAATTTATTAAGTGAATCAACTTTAGGTAATCTGAATAATCCTGGtactttattacctaaattaaGAGGTGTTAAAATGCAAATGAGAAAAATTagagatgttgaaaaagctgGTGGAatagaaggtttattagtAAGTCATAcgagattgatgattgtgtaTTAGTGCGTCTTACTGATCGTTCTATCCTATAATATAACACTAAATCAGTTATCAAGACCAGCAAAACATTTAACGCCCCTTGGTGGGTATTTACGTTCACAAGTATTTAATCAATTACATCGAATTAGAATAGatttagaagctgaaaaatcaGCAAGAGAAGCTGCTTTATCTTTGGAGGATGGTACAGAGttaaatcaagataaattagaagGAAATTCTCATAAGTTAGACCTACCCTTATTAAACCAATAGATGTCCAGATTATGGTCCGGTTTGTCCCCCTCCCGCCTCTCCTTCATCCCTCCCCGGCTCTCATAGATAAGCACAGATATTTCGTTGTATGAATATAAAGCATTTCATGATAATAAGCAAACTATAACGCACGGTTATCTTCCTCTGATTGGTGATGGGGATATAGAGCGATGTGAAGCAGAGAGGAAACAGCAGGCAAGGAAAAGCTTCGTTGAATGGAATTTCTACTTTGTCTTTCTTgttctccttctcctttaCTTCAATTGTACTAACGAATAACTGCTTTCCTCTGACATGGCTTTTGTCTTACTATATTAACTACTTAAAACGGCAGCGAGAACTTCGCGATTCTATACCGCTAAACCTTCTTCGGGATGGGCAATTTTCCTAACAGTAGAGGAGGCTTCACTCCCTTTCGCCCTCATCCTATGCTTTCTTTCTTGCTCAACAGAGAAGGTGCTAACAATTTCTGTGTAGGCACATCAATCTGCCTTGCTATATTGATTTCGCTCACTCCAAATAAATAGGCACCTCGTCTCTCCTAGGTAGACCTCCACAACTCCCAAACATGGGTCATTTAGTAAGAACGTCAGGTTGGCGACGAAATGATGTGAGTTTGAGACCGTCTTTCCTCCTATCGATGCTCCCCTCTCTTCTCCCTCGTCTTTGACTGCCTGCACACTATATACCATGATCATCACCGTAGTTTGACACTGAAGAATGCGAATAAGCTTACTTACGTATATTATCGGCCCTATCGggaaattcaacttcaacccAATAATCATATAGATATCGAATTCATAACCAAATCTTTACCCTCTTCAGCCATAAGACATTCATATATGAATACCGAggaatatgatgaaatcCTAAGAACTCACATTGGCGATTTTAAAGttaagatcaagaagatcatatATCATGTAGCTCATTCTCGTTATCAAGCCATTCGGAGTCATCAAGTAGAACAAATTTATGATATCGTTGTCAGACTAGGCGAAGCGTCCAAACAACGTGAACAGGAATGGAACAAGAAATTGGTCGAAATAAAAGTTAGATT
This window encodes:
- a CDS encoding 60S ribosomal protein L1-A, giving the protein MSKLQASSVRGSIKTLLAQSSLDTHKEAGGKKRNFVETIELQIGLKNYDPQRDKRFSGTVKLPHVPRPRMQLCILADAADVDRAKQLDEELPFMTVEDLKKLNKNKKLVKKLAQKYDAFLASEALIKQIPRLLGPGLSKAGKFPTPVSHSEDLQRKVTEVRSTIKFQLKKVLCLGVAVGHVDMEEDQIMQNTMLAINFLISLLKKQWQNIQSLTIKSTMGKPQRIF